Genomic window (Caldisericum sp.):
TTCCCTTCATTTTTTGCCCCCCTCATTGAACAAACATTTGCAGGACACTTTTTGTCCTTTATATGTGCAATGTATTCATCCCTAAAGTATCTAAGCGTTGACAAAACAGGATTAGGTGCAGTTTGCCCTAAACCACAAAGAGATGTTAACTTAATAATATTCCCAAGTTTTTCAAGCCTGTCAATATCTTCCATTGTGCCATTTCCTGAGGTAATTTTTTCAAGGATATTTAACATCTGCCTTGTTCCTTCTCTACAAGGAGTGCATTTTCCACAGGACTCATCAACTGTAAATTTCAGGAAGAACTTTGCAACATCCACCATACAACTTGTCTCATCCATAATAATAAGCCCACCTGAACCCATAATTGTGCCAAGTTGTGGAAGGTTTTCGTAGTCCATAGGAACATCAAGATATTCTGCAGGAATAACTCCACCAGAAGGTCCGCCTGTTTGAGCTGCCTTAAACGTATGACCCTCGGGAATACCTCCTCCAATATCAAAGACTATTGTTCTAAGAGGTGTTCCAAGTGGCACTTCGACTAAACCCGTAATATTAACTTTTCCTGCAAGAGCAAAAACTTTTGTCCCCGGGCTTTTCTCCGTTCCAAATTTTCTAAAGAATTGGGCTCCCTTTTCTATAATTACAGGGACATTTGCAAGAGTCTCAACATTATTTATTACAGTCGGCTTACCAAATACACCTTTTTGTGCGGGGAACGGTGGCTTCTTTCTTGGCTCTCCACGCTTACCTTCAATAGAGTTTATAAGAGCCGTTTCTTCGCCGCATACAAACGCACCAGCACCCATTCTCAACTCAATATCAAAAGAAAAATTCGTTCCAAAAATATTTTTTCCTAATAAGCCTGCTGCTCTTGCTTGCTTTATTGCTATCTCAAGCCTCTTAACTGCAAGTGGGTATTCTGCTCTTACATAGATGTAACCTTTCTGTGCACCAATAGCGTATCCTGCAATAGCCATTCCTTCAAGGACTGAATGCGGGTCTCCTTCAAGAATCGACCTATCCATATATGCCCCAGGGTCCCCTTCGTCTGCATTACATATTATGTATTTGGTGTCGGACTGTTGTTTATACGCAAATTCCCACTTCTGACCAGTCGGGAAGCCTGCTCCTCCACGACCTCTTAATCCTGAATCCTTTATAACCTTAATCACATCTTCAGGAGTCATTTCTGTAAGTGCCTTAGCTAAGGCTTCATAACCACCCTGTGCAATGTATTCGTTTATATCTTCCGGATTAATCAATCCGCAGTTTCTAAGAACTATTTTAGTCTGCTTTGCAAAGAATGGCACCTCGTTCAATGTAGGGAATTGTTTTTCTTCTTGTTTCCAAAGCAATCTTTTAACAGGTCTGCCTTTAAGGAAGTGCTCTTCAACAATTTCCTTTGCATCCTCTGGTTTAACTTTTGTGTAAATAACCCCCTCAGGATATACAACCATAAGAGGACCTAACTGACAAGAACCCATACAACCAGTTTCAACAATATTTACTTCCTCTGTTAAATCGTGTTTTTTAAGTTCTTCTTTCAGTGCATCTTCAAATCCGTTACCACCCGCGGCAAGACATTGTGCTCCTGCACAAATAAGTGCATGAATTCTATAAATTTTCATGAATTACTCCTTTGCAATAACCCAATCGCTTACTATTTGTCCGTTAATTACATGAGATGCAACAATTTCTCTTGCCATATCGGGGGTAACATGCCCATAAAAAACCTTTACACCATCCCTTTCAACTACAACAACTGGCTCTTCAACATCAAGCCCCATTGAGCCCCTCTCTATGATCTGAACATCTGTAAAGTTCCTTTTCTGGAGTTCGTCAAGGATTGCAAGAAGCACATCCCTTGCTCCTGCTGCAATTCCAACAGTGCCCATGCTAATGTAGATTTTTACTTTTGCTTCTCCCTGTCTTGCTTTCAAAAATGACTGAGCCTGCTCTCTTAGTTTTCTCAATTCTTCAATTGATTTAATTTTGTCCATTTAAGCACCTCCATGCAATTCTTTTATTCTTTCGCTTATGAATTCTTTAATTCCGTTCAAAACTAAAGGAGTACAAATAGTTTCATTGCAAATATTCCTCAACTCTTCTGTTGAGATTTCAAAAACATTCCCATTAACTTCATGCCTGTACTTCAGATTTACCTCGGGATGGGTTGCTAAAACCGTAACAATTGTACTTGGCAAATCACCAAGAGGAGGTGTATCGATATGAGATTTTCTGAAACAAATTTTGACTCTTGTTCCCTTCCCTTTCTCGCTTTCAATATATACACCACCATCGCAGGACTCTGCTTCAAGTTTTAAAAGAGGAAGTCCCAGCCCGACCTTCTTATTTGTTGATGTTGTTGTAAAAGGATCAAAAACTTGTTTAATCAAGTTTTCGTCCATCCCACACCCATCATCCTTAATTTCTATAGAAATTAAATCCTTGTAATCATCTTCTATAATATTTAATTCAATATTTTTCGCATTTGCCTTTAGAGAATTCTCTATTATATCAAGGATGTTGAGCGAAAGTTCTTTCACTCCATATACCTCTCAAGAATTTCTATTGCTTTTTCGGGGGTTAACTTTCCATAGATATCTTTTCCGTCAACTGCCATAGCAGGCGCAAGACCACAGCAACCAAGACAACGCACAATTCTTACAGCAAATTTTCCGTCCTTTGTGATTTGATTTGGCTTAATGCCTAATTTTTCGCAAAGCGCGTTTAAAACAGACTCTCCACCTTTAACATAGCAGGCTGTCCCCATACACATCATAATGACATGATCTGCATCTTTTGTTAATTTGAAGAAATTGTAAAATGTAACAACACCATAAACCTTTGATAGTGGAACTTTTAGTTTTTCTGCGATGTAGACAAGGACATCTTTTGGAAGATAACCAAGAGCCTCCTGAGTACCATGCAAGACCTGAATTAGCGACTCTGGCTTTGCTCCCCATTTTCTTATTTCCATGTCTACCGCAGGGAAGTTTTTTGTATCCATCTTTCCTCCTTTCGAAAATTATACTTTTACTTTCTTTTCCTTACCCAAATAAAGTTCACTTACTTGCTCTATTATATCTCTGAACTTTTCGTTTTTTAATCTATAATACACATTACGTTTCACTTTTCTTCTCGAAACCCAGCCTGCTCTGTAAAGCCTATAGAGATTTAAAGATACCGTTGGTTCTTTCATTTTTAATTTTTCGACAATTTCTTTCACTGTATGCTCACCAGTTGTTAAATAACACACGATTGCAACCCGTATTGGATTGCCAATAGCAGATAGGAATTCCGACGCTTGAACGCATTTACTAAAACTATCGCAGAGCAATTTCCTTTTTTCTTCCATCAATAATTATTTTATACAAAAATGAAAATTTTGCAATATATTCAATAACTTTTTCACAAAAAAATTTTAAAATAGAATAATGTTTATAAAGTTTTTTGATTTTTTATTTTGCTTACTTAATGTGAAAATTTTATCTCTTTTAATATATGAAATTTTTTCATTTTTGATAAAATATTAATGTGAGAGTAGAAGAAATTATTAAAACAGTTAACGCCGAAGTGCTTCAGGAAGTTGGTAATTGGGATGCAAACATTAAATACGGATTTGCTGCAGACCTCCTCTCAGATACACTTTTTGTTATAAGCAGGGAAGAAGAATCTATTCTATTAATAACTGGCGTAACGAATCCATCAGTTGTTAAAACAGCAAAAATACTTGATATTCCCGTAGTATTAATTGCAAGAGGAAAACCCGTCGAGAAAGAAACAATTGAACTTGCAAGAAAAGAAAAAATAATCATCTTAAGGACGCCCCATATAGTGTTTGTTACATGTGGTCTTTTGTATAAGGCAGGACTGGAAGGAGCACCTTGGAAGATACAATACTAATTTCTGAATTTTTTGTTTTTGGAGACGATTTTGATCATCTCGGTGACGGGACATTAAAAACAAGAGAAAGTCTTAATTCAATGCTCGATGAGTTCGACATTTATAGAAATAATCCTGCACATAAGAAAGAGAATCTTAGAAGAGTGGGTGTGTGCTCATACGAAGCAGAGTCAAATATTGTAATACATGCAAAGTTCGGAATAATAAAAACTTTTGCAAATAAAGAGAAGATAAAGACCATTGCAAAAGACATTGGACCAGGAATATCAAAACTCCTTCTTGCGTTAACTCCAGGCTACTCTACTGCTTCTGAAAAAGCAAGAAAGTTGGGATTTGGGGCAGGGATGGGATTAAAAAATATCCAGAAAATTTCAGATTTTTTTATCATAACCTCAAAATTCGGAAAAGGGACATATCTTGCATTCGAGGTTTGGAATAGAGAAGTTTCCAAAGGGGAGGTAAAAATGAAGATTAGAGACCTCATAGATGAACTTAAATTAGAGGTACTTACAAGTTTTAATGAAAAACAACTCGATAAAATTATTGATAGCGCTTATGCAGGCGATCTTTTAAGTAGAGTCCTTGCTAAAGCAAATGAAGATAGTGCATGGATAACAATTCAAACTAATGTAAATGTGGTAGGCGTAGCGGTAATAAAGAGGGTACCAATCATAATCGTAACAGAGGGAGAACCTATACCAGAAGAAACAATTAAAAAAGCGGAGGAAAACTCCGTTATAATAGCACGGACAATGCTTCCAACATTTGAATTATCTGGAAAACTCTATACTCTTCTTGAAAGAGAAAGGTCTA
Coding sequences:
- a CDS encoding winged helix-turn-helix transcriptional regulator, which gives rise to MEEKRKLLCDSFSKCVQASEFLSAIGNPIRVAIVCYLTTGEHTVKEIVEKLKMKEPTVSLNLYRLYRAGWVSRRKVKRNVYYRLKNEKFRDIIEQVSELYLGKEKKVKV
- a CDS encoding NAD(P)H-dependent oxidoreductase subunit E; translated protein: MDTKNFPAVDMEIRKWGAKPESLIQVLHGTQEALGYLPKDVLVYIAEKLKVPLSKVYGVVTFYNFFKLTKDADHVIMMCMGTACYVKGGESVLNALCEKLGIKPNQITKDGKFAVRIVRCLGCCGLAPAMAVDGKDIYGKLTPEKAIEILERYME
- a CDS encoding ATP-binding protein, which encodes MKELSLNILDIIENSLKANAKNIELNIIEDDYKDLISIEIKDDGCGMDENLIKQVFDPFTTTSTNKKVGLGLPLLKLEAESCDGGVYIESEKGKGTRVKICFRKSHIDTPPLGDLPSTIVTVLATHPEVNLKYRHEVNGNVFEISTEELRNICNETICTPLVLNGIKEFISERIKELHGGA
- the nuoF gene encoding NADH-quinone oxidoreductase subunit NuoF, which gives rise to MKIYRIHALICAGAQCLAAGGNGFEDALKEELKKHDLTEEVNIVETGCMGSCQLGPLMVVYPEGVIYTKVKPEDAKEIVEEHFLKGRPVKRLLWKQEEKQFPTLNEVPFFAKQTKIVLRNCGLINPEDINEYIAQGGYEALAKALTEMTPEDVIKVIKDSGLRGRGGAGFPTGQKWEFAYKQQSDTKYIICNADEGDPGAYMDRSILEGDPHSVLEGMAIAGYAIGAQKGYIYVRAEYPLAVKRLEIAIKQARAAGLLGKNIFGTNFSFDIELRMGAGAFVCGEETALINSIEGKRGEPRKKPPFPAQKGVFGKPTVINNVETLANVPVIIEKGAQFFRKFGTEKSPGTKVFALAGKVNITGLVEVPLGTPLRTIVFDIGGGIPEGHTFKAAQTGGPSGGVIPAEYLDVPMDYENLPQLGTIMGSGGLIIMDETSCMVDVAKFFLKFTVDESCGKCTPCREGTRQMLNILEKITSGNGTMEDIDRLEKLGNIIKLTSLCGLGQTAPNPVLSTLRYFRDEYIAHIKDKKCPANVCSMRGAKNEGKVVNRRPA
- a CDS encoding (2Fe-2S) ferredoxin domain-containing protein: MDKIKSIEELRKLREQAQSFLKARQGEAKVKIYISMGTVGIAAGARDVLLAILDELQKRNFTDVQIIERGSMGLDVEEPVVVVERDGVKVFYGHVTPDMAREIVASHVINGQIVSDWVIAKE